Proteins from a genomic interval of Helicobacter pylori Shi112:
- a CDS encoding lipid A biosynthesis lauroyl acyltransferase: MTYKERLIHEKILNQGDKGFRTELRILSIFIVESLVNILGFILAKMPHLWFLRCIKAVAWLMKTFDKRRYFDAKANLDFVFGDSKSEEEKKKIIKKGYENFAFILLETIRVIFIPKDEYDARFTLINEENVWKSLNKEGQAITLCMHFGYWEAVGTTLAQYYKDYGRGCLGRLTKFAPINHMIMSRREAFGVRFVNKMGAMKELIKMYNQGNGLVGILVDQNVAPKDGVVVKFFNKDATHTTIASVLSRRYNIDIQPVFIDFNDDYSHYTATYYPSMRSKITDNAENDILECTQAQASLCEEVIRKHPESYFWFHRRFKSTHPEIYQR, from the coding sequence ATGACTTATAAAGAACGACTCATACACGAAAAAATATTAAACCAAGGCGACAAGGGTTTTAGAACAGAACTGCGCATTTTGAGTATTTTTATCGTGGAATCTTTAGTGAATATTTTGGGGTTTATTTTAGCTAAAATGCCTCATTTATGGTTTTTAAGGTGCATCAAAGCTGTGGCGTGGCTCATGAAAACTTTTGATAAGCGCCGTTATTTTGACGCTAAAGCCAATTTGGATTTTGTGTTTGGGGATTCTAAAAGCGAAGAAGAGAAAAAAAAGATTATTAAAAAGGGTTATGAAAATTTTGCTTTCATTCTTTTAGAAACCATTAGAGTGATCTTTATCCCTAAAGATGAATACGACGCTCGTTTCACGCTCATCAATGAAGAAAATGTGTGGAAGTCTTTAAACAAGGAAGGCCAAGCGATCACTTTATGCATGCATTTTGGCTATTGGGAAGCGGTAGGCACGACTTTAGCGCAATACTATAAGGACTATGGTAGGGGGTGTTTGGGGCGTTTGACTAAATTCGCCCCCATCAATCACATGATCATGAGCAGGCGAGAGGCGTTTGGGGTGCGTTTTGTCAATAAAATGGGAGCGATGAAAGAACTCATTAAAATGTATAATCAAGGCAATGGCCTTGTGGGGATTTTAGTGGATCAAAATGTTGCGCCTAAAGATGGGGTGGTGGTGAAATTCTTCAATAAAGACGCTACGCACACCACGATCGCTTCTGTTTTATCGCGCCGTTACAATATAGACATTCAGCCGGTATTTATTGATTTTAATGACGATTATTCGCATTACACAGCGACTTATTACCCGAGTATGCGCTCTAAAATCACCGATAACGCTGAGAACGATATTTTAGAATGCACGCAAGCCCAAGCGAGTTTGTGCGAAGAAGTGATTAGAAAGCATCCGGAAAGTTATTTTTGGTTCCACAGGCGTTTTAAAAGCACCCACCCTGAGATTTATCAAAGATAG
- the tgt gene encoding tRNA guanosine(34) transglycosylase Tgt, with translation MDFQLQAMDNNARAGLLNLAHSQVATPVFMPVGTQGCIKSLDATDMQDILGTKLILANTYHMYLRPGEKVVEKLGGLHRFTQFHGSFLTDSGGFQAFSLSDNVKLQEDGIVFKSHIDGSKHLFTPAKVLDIQYSLNSDIMMVLDDLVGLPAPLKRLEESIKRSAKWANLSLEYHKQKNRPNNNLFAIIQGGTHLKMRSLSVGLTHEGFDGYAIGGLAVGESADEMLETIAHTAPLLPKDKPRYLMGVGTPENILDAIGLGVDMFDCVMPTRNARNATLFTHSGKISIKNAPYKLDDTPIEENCTCYTCKRYSKAYLHHLFRAKELTYARLASLHNLHFYLELVKNARNAILEKRFLSFKKEFLEKYHSRSH, from the coding sequence ATGGATTTTCAACTCCAAGCGATGGACAATAACGCACGAGCTGGTCTTTTAAATTTAGCCCATTCTCAAGTGGCAACGCCTGTTTTTATGCCAGTAGGCACGCAAGGTTGTATCAAATCTTTAGACGCTACTGACATGCAAGATATTTTAGGCACTAAACTCATTTTAGCCAACACCTATCACATGTATTTAAGGCCGGGCGAAAAGGTCGTTGAGAAATTAGGGGGCTTGCATCGTTTCACTCAATTTCATGGGAGTTTTTTAACCGATAGTGGAGGGTTTCAAGCCTTTAGTTTGAGCGATAATGTCAAATTGCAAGAAGACGGGATTGTTTTTAAATCCCATATTGATGGGAGTAAGCATTTATTCACGCCCGCTAAAGTTTTGGACATTCAATATTCTCTAAATAGCGATATTATGATGGTTTTAGACGATTTAGTGGGCTTGCCCGCTCCCTTAAAACGCCTTGAAGAATCCATTAAAAGAAGCGCTAAATGGGCGAATCTTAGCCTAGAATACCACAAGCAAAAAAACCGCCCCAACAACAACCTTTTTGCCATTATCCAAGGTGGGACGCATTTGAAAATGCGAAGCCTTAGCGTGGGATTAACGCATGAGGGTTTTGATGGCTACGCTATAGGCGGTTTAGCGGTGGGGGAAAGCGCAGATGAAATGCTAGAAACCATCGCGCACACCGCCCCCTTGCTCCCCAAAGACAAGCCTCGCTACTTAATGGGTGTAGGCACGCCTGAAAACATTTTAGACGCTATCGGTTTAGGGGTGGATATGTTTGATTGCGTGATGCCCACCAGAAACGCCAGAAACGCCACCCTTTTCACGCATTCTGGCAAGATTTCTATCAAAAACGCGCCCTATAAATTGGATGATACGCCTATTGAAGAAAATTGCACCTGTTATACTTGCAAACGCTATTCTAAAGCCTATTTGCACCATTTGTTTAGAGCTAAAGAACTCACTTACGCTCGTTTAGCTAGCTTGCACAATTTGCATTTTTATTTAGAGCTGGTTAAAAACGCCAGAAACGCCATTTTAGAAAAGCGGTTTTTGAGTTTTAAAAAAGAGTTTTTGGAGAAATACCACTCCCGCTCTCATTGA
- a CDS encoding COG3400 family protein, which translates to MKKIALILDGIVAKNFLDLVLRHYSNHNFYIVVVKNESLIPKNYPSTFAFHCFDATSSFRLLQVLNDEVSDAFLIIQDFKEQRIIHKIIQTHFKRMRVVLGVKRDGEKTLENNEENKDEKLILIDEFEVLANKFISRLPNIPSTPREFGLGKGEIMEIDVPFGSIFAYRHIGSIRQKEYRIVGLYRNDVLLLSTKSLVIQPRDILLVAGNPEILNAVYLQVKSNVGQFPAPFGKSIYLYIDMRLQSRKAMMRDVYQALFLHKHLKSYKLYIQVLHPTSPKFYHKFLSLETESIEVNFDFYGKSFIQKLHEDHQKKMGLIVVGRELFLSKKHRKALYKTATPVYKTNASGLSKTSQSVVVLNESLDINEDMSSVIFDVSMQMDLGLLLYDFDPNKRYKNEIVNHYENLANALNRKIEIFQTDIRNPIMYLNSLRKPILHFMPFEECITHTRFWWFLSTKVEKLAFLNDDNPQIFIPIAE; encoded by the coding sequence TTGAAAAAAATCGCCCTTATTTTAGATGGCATTGTAGCGAAAAATTTTTTAGACTTGGTGCTAAGGCATTATTCTAATCATAATTTTTATATAGTGGTTGTCAAAAATGAGAGCCTTATCCCTAAAAATTACCCAAGCACTTTCGCTTTTCACTGTTTTGATGCGACTTCTAGTTTCAGGCTTTTGCAAGTGTTAAACGATGAGGTGAGCGATGCGTTTTTAATCATACAAGATTTTAAAGAACAGCGCATCATTCACAAAATCATTCAAACCCATTTCAAACGCATGCGCGTGGTTTTGGGCGTGAAAAGAGATGGTGAAAAAACTTTAGAAAATAATGAAGAAAATAAAGATGAAAAGCTTATTCTAATTGATGAGTTTGAAGTTTTAGCCAATAAATTCATTTCTCGTTTGCCTAATATCCCTAGCACCCCCAGAGAGTTTGGGTTAGGCAAGGGCGAGATCATGGAGATTGATGTGCCTTTTGGGAGTATTTTTGCTTACAGGCATATTGGCTCTATCAGGCAAAAAGAATACAGGATTGTAGGGCTTTATCGCAACGATGTTTTGTTGCTCTCCACTAAATCTTTGGTTATCCAGCCGCGAGATATTCTCTTAGTGGCAGGCAATCCGGAAATTTTAAATGCAGTGTATCTCCAGGTTAAAAGCAATGTGGGGCAGTTCCCAGCCCCCTTTGGTAAGAGCATTTATTTATACATTGATATGCGCTTACAGAGCCGAAAAGCGATGATGCGCGATGTGTATCAAGCCTTGTTTTTGCACAAACATTTAAAGAGCTACAAGCTCTATATCCAGGTTTTACACCCCACTAGCCCTAAGTTTTATCATAAATTTTTATCGCTAGAAACCGAAAGCATTGAAGTGAATTTTGATTTTTATGGGAAAAGTTTTATCCAAAAACTCCATGAAGACCACCAGAAAAAAATGGGTTTGATTGTGGTAGGCAGAGAGCTTTTTTTATCTAAAAAACACCGAAAAGCCTTGTATAAAACAGCCACCCCGGTTTATAAAACCAACGCTTCCGGCTTGTCTAAAACCTCTCAAAGCGTGGTGGTATTGAATGAAAGCTTGGATATTAATGAGGACATGTCTTCAGTGATCTTTGATGTGTCTATGCAAATGGATTTGGGCTTGTTGCTCTATGATTTTGACCCTAACAAGCGCTATAAAAACGAGATTGTCAATCATTATGAAAATTTAGCCAACGCGCTCAACCGCAAGATTGAGATTTTTCAAACCGATATTAGAAATCCTATCATGTATCTCAATTCTTTAAGAAAACCCATTTTGCATTTCATGCCTTTTGAAGAGTGTATCACGCACACGCGCTTTTGGTGGTTTTTATCCACTAAAGTGGAAAAATTAGCGTTTTTAAACGACGATAACCCTCAAATTTTTATCCCCATAGCGGAGTGA
- the aroB gene encoding 3-dehydroquinate synthase, producing the protein MQEILIPLKEKSYKVFLGELPEIELKQKALIISDSIVAGLHLSYLLKRLKALEVRVCVIESGEKYKNFNSLERILNSAFEMQLNRHSLMIALGGGVISDMVGFASSIYFRGIDFINIPTTLLAQVDASVGGKTGINTPYGKNLIGSFYQPKAVYIDLAFLKTLEKREFQAGVAEIIKMAVCFDKNLVEILETKDLKDCLEEVVFQSVSIKAQIVTQDEKEQNIRAGLNYGHTFGHAIEKETDYERFLHGEAIAIGMRMANDLALSLGMLTLKEYERIEDLLKKFDLIFNYKITDIQKFYERLFLDKKSEDKTIKFILPKGVGAFEIASHIPKETIIKVLEKWH; encoded by the coding sequence ATGCAAGAAATTTTAATCCCTTTAAAAGAAAAAAGCTATAAAGTGTTTTTGGGGGAACTGCCTGAAATTGAATTGAAACAAAAAGCGCTCATCATTAGCGATAGCATCGTGGCTGGGTTGCACTTATCGTATTTATTAAAGCGCTTGAAAGCCTTAGAAGTGAGAGTGTGCGTGATAGAGTCCGGAGAAAAATACAAGAATTTTAATTCATTAGAGCGCATTTTAAACAGCGCCTTTGAAATGCAATTAAACCGCCATTCTTTAATGATAGCCCTTGGTGGGGGAGTGATAAGCGATATGGTGGGGTTTGCGAGCAGTATTTATTTTAGGGGGATTGATTTTATTAATATCCCTACGACCTTACTCGCTCAAGTGGATGCGAGCGTGGGGGGGAAAACAGGGATCAATACGCCTTATGGCAAGAATTTAATCGGATCGTTTTACCAGCCTAAAGCGGTTTATATTGATCTGGCTTTTTTAAAAACCCTTGAAAAAAGGGAATTTCAAGCAGGGGTTGCTGAAATCATTAAAATGGCGGTGTGTTTTGATAAAAACCTGGTAGAAATATTAGAAACAAAGGATTTAAAAGATTGCTTAGAAGAAGTGGTTTTTCAAAGTGTTAGTATCAAAGCTCAAATCGTTACGCAAGATGAAAAAGAGCAAAATATCAGGGCTGGGCTCAATTACGGGCATACCTTTGGGCATGCGATAGAAAAAGAGACTGATTATGAGCGATTTTTGCATGGCGAAGCGATCGCTATTGGCATGCGTATGGCCAATGATTTAGCTCTTTCTTTAGGCATGCTCACTCTAAAAGAATACGAACGCATAGAAGATTTATTGAAAAAATTTGATTTGATATTTAATTACAAAATCACAGATATTCAAAAATTTTACGAACGCTTGTTTTTAGACAAAAAAAGCGAGGATAAGACAATCAAATTCATTCTGCCCAAAGGCGTTGGAGCGTTTGAAATTGCCTCTCATATCCCTAAAGAAACGATCATAAAGGTGTTAGAAAAATGGCATTAA
- a CDS encoding mechanosensitive ion channel family protein, with product MALRVLLFFCFLFLQAEDKSQELLSIQKQMALVDKKLAKDDNVWLKKFENYKIYNQIYTEKESVRQELRRLKNKKSKDLLKISTLEHTLKALESQQKMFESYGVNPFKDLIERPNIPNIPNIANPIAIIDGISFIKSMRLKHESLKNNQTALEEVLRLLDQKHQLLNQWHALDKNAKLSDEIYQTQAKRLELQGAQNILKTTIGIFQKDSDEAISIVKSQVKNQLFKLVYVFLAALLSVVFAWILKIISSKYIENNERVYTVNKAINFVNVSVIILIFLFSYLENVTYLVTVLGFASAGLAIAMKDLFMSLLGWFIILIGGSVHVGDRVRIAKGTDIFIGDVLDISMLHITILEDVTFTTYTNNRRAGRIIFVPNNYIFTTMFANYSHFGMKTVWDGVDFCVTFDSDFKKASKIALNIATELSKEYTDITYKQLNKMRDRYSLRSLSVKPRCFLMPESNGIKISVWYQTNSYATLSLRSKIVAEIVEAFLKEENIHIAYTTSKLLKVDTEGDGFGNKREQK from the coding sequence ATGGCATTAAGGGTATTATTATTCTTTTGTTTTTTGTTTTTACAAGCAGAAGATAAAAGCCAAGAGCTATTGTCCATACAAAAACAAATGGCTTTGGTGGATAAAAAACTCGCCAAAGACGATAATGTGTGGTTGAAAAAATTTGAAAACTATAAGATCTACAATCAAATTTATACCGAAAAAGAGAGCGTGAGGCAGGAATTAAGGCGTTTAAAAAATAAAAAAAGCAAGGATCTATTAAAGATTAGCACCTTAGAGCACACCTTAAAGGCTTTAGAGTCCCAGCAAAAAATGTTTGAAAGCTATGGGGTCAATCCTTTTAAGGACTTGATAGAGCGCCCTAATATCCCCAATATCCCTAATATCGCTAACCCTATTGCGATCATTGATGGCATTTCTTTCATTAAAAGCATGCGTTTAAAGCATGAAAGTCTTAAAAATAACCAGACTGCTTTAGAAGAAGTTTTAAGGCTTTTAGATCAAAAACACCAGCTTTTAAATCAGTGGCACGCTTTGGATAAAAACGCGAAATTAAGCGATGAGATTTATCAAACTCAAGCCAAACGCTTAGAATTGCAAGGGGCTCAAAACATTCTAAAAACTACGATTGGGATTTTCCAAAAAGACAGCGATGAGGCTATAAGCATTGTCAAATCTCAAGTTAAAAACCAGCTTTTTAAATTGGTTTATGTGTTTTTAGCAGCCCTTTTGAGCGTGGTGTTTGCTTGGATTTTAAAAATCATTTCCAGTAAATACATTGAAAATAATGAGCGCGTCTATACCGTGAATAAAGCCATTAACTTCGTGAATGTGAGCGTGATCATTTTAATCTTTCTTTTTTCGTATTTAGAAAATGTTACTTACTTGGTTACGGTTTTAGGCTTTGCGAGCGCTGGCTTAGCGATTGCGATGAAAGATTTGTTCATGAGCTTGCTCGGGTGGTTTATTATTTTGATTGGGGGGAGCGTGCATGTGGGCGATAGGGTGCGTATCGCTAAGGGGACGGATATTTTTATTGGCGATGTGTTGGATATTTCTATGCTGCACATTACGATTTTAGAAGATGTAACCTTTACCACTTATACGAACAACAGGAGAGCGGGCCGGATTATTTTTGTGCCTAATAATTACATTTTCACCACCATGTTCGCTAATTACAGCCATTTTGGGATGAAAACGGTTTGGGATGGGGTGGATTTTTGCGTTACATTTGATTCTGATTTTAAAAAAGCTTCTAAAATTGCACTCAATATCGCTACAGAATTGTCTAAAGAATACACGGATATTACTTATAAACAGCTCAATAAAATGCGCGACCGGTATTCTTTAAGGAGTTTGAGCGTGAAGCCTCGGTGCTTTTTGATGCCTGAAAGTAACGGGATAAAGATCTCGGTGTGGTATCAAACCAATTCGTATGCGACCTTGTCTTTAAGGAGCAAGATTGTGGCTGAAATTGTTGAAGCTTTTTTGAAAGAAGAAAATATCCATATCGCTTATACGACCAGCAAGCTGCTTAAAGTGGATACTGAAGGCGATGGCTTTGGGAATAAAAGGGAACAAAAATGA
- the mtaB gene encoding tRNA (N(6)-L-threonylcarbamoyladenosine(37)-C(2))-methylthiotransferase MtaB: MKKVYFKTFGCRTNLFDTQVMGENLKDFSATLEEQEADIIIINSCTVTNGADSAVRSYAKKMARLNKEVLFTGCGVKTQGKELFEKGFLKGVFGHDNKEKINALLQEKKRFFIDDNLENKHLDTTMVSEFVGKTRAFIKIQEGCDFDCNYCIIPSVRGRARSFEERKILEQVGLLCSKGVQEVVLTGTNVGSYGKDRGSNIARLIKKLSQIAGLKRIRIGSLEPNQINDEFLELLEEDFLEKHLHIALQHSHDFMLEKMNRRNRIKSDRELLEIIASKNFAIGTDFIVGHPGESGSVFEEAFKNLESLPLTHIHPFIYSKRKDTPSSLMTDSVILEDSKKRLNAIKDLISHKNKAFRQLQLKLNTPLKALVEVQKDGEFKALDQFFNPIKIKSDKPLRASFLEIRDYEIKERENHAVF, encoded by the coding sequence ATGAAAAAAGTCTATTTCAAAACTTTTGGGTGCAGGACGAATCTTTTTGACACGCAAGTGATGGGCGAGAATTTGAAGGATTTTAGCGCGACCTTAGAAGAACAAGAAGCTGATATTATTATCATCAATTCTTGCACCGTAACCAATGGGGCCGATAGCGCAGTAAGGAGTTACGCTAAAAAAATGGCGCGATTAAATAAGGAAGTGCTATTTACTGGCTGTGGGGTGAAAACTCAAGGCAAGGAGCTTTTTGAAAAAGGGTTTTTAAAGGGCGTTTTTGGGCATGACAATAAAGAAAAGATTAACGCGCTTTTACAAGAAAAAAAGCGTTTTTTTATAGACGACAATTTAGAAAACAAGCACTTAGACACCACGATGGTGAGCGAGTTTGTGGGAAAAACTAGGGCGTTTATCAAGATCCAAGAAGGCTGTGATTTTGATTGCAATTATTGCATTATCCCAAGCGTGAGAGGGAGGGCTAGGAGTTTTGAAGAGAGGAAAATTTTAGAGCAAGTGGGCCTTTTATGCTCTAAAGGGGTTCAAGAAGTGGTTTTAACCGGCACCAATGTGGGGAGCTATGGGAAAGATAGAGGGAGTAATATCGCAAGATTGATTAAAAAATTAAGCCAGATTGCTGGGTTAAAACGCATCAGGATTGGGAGCTTAGAGCCTAATCAAATCAACGATGAATTTTTAGAGCTTTTAGAAGAGGATTTTTTAGAAAAACATTTGCATATCGCTTTACAGCACAGCCATGATTTCATGCTAGAAAAGATGAACAGAAGAAACCGAATAAAAAGCGATAGGGAATTATTGGAAATAATCGCTTCTAAGAATTTTGCTATCGGCACGGATTTTATTGTAGGGCATCCGGGCGAGAGCGGAAGCGTTTTTGAAGAAGCGTTTAAAAATTTAGAAAGCTTGCCCTTAACGCACATCCACCCTTTTATTTACAGCAAACGGAAAGACACCCCCTCTAGCTTGATGACTGATAGCGTGATCTTGGAAGATTCTAAAAAGCGTTTGAATGCGATTAAAGATTTGATTTCACATAAAAATAAGGCGTTTAGGCAATTGCAACTCAAGCTCAATACGCCCCTAAAAGCTTTAGTGGAAGTGCAAAAAGACGGCGAATTTAAAGCCTTAGATCAATTCTTCAACCCCATTAAAATCAAAAGCGATAAGCCTTTAAGGGCTAGTTTTTTAGAAATTAGGGATTATGAAATTAAGGAGAGGGAAAATCATGCCGTTTTCTAA
- a CDS encoding AAA family ATPase: MPFSKNLENLTAPFKRIKNRSLVLALGFLILTFCLLLFLVLSDVSRLISSKDFFYVIQSHPKQTLTEDENYFYANKGLYKTNKEAFLRAYKIPESMPIEKRENLNKVSKIFLALLFFISSMLFGIFWCLPKRLDTKMNLESVHKNELENAFQRYDALGVRFEDIAGVDEVKEELLEVIDYLKNPKKYQDLGIFLPKGVLLIGPPGVGKTMIAKALASEARVPFFYESGSAFSQIYVGAGAKKVHELFMHAKRHAPSIIFIDEIDALGKARGGHRSDEREATLNQLLTEMDGFLQNDEVVVIGATNQMEVMDEALLRSKRFDRRIFISLPDLSERQSILEKLLENKKHALNYLKIAKICVGFSGAMLATLINESALNALKHQRIEITESDILEVKDKIAYGKKKPQTLDENQKELVALYQSAKALSAYWLEIEFDKAPLLGEFIAFNENKIHSESEIKNYIKVYLSGTIILELLYKERYSLSKQDLQKAKFLNEFMASELLLAPTKESLSVLYEEQLEFLKPQIAACKRLSVLLLEQEYLEHSNLYDLLNG, encoded by the coding sequence ATGCCGTTTTCTAAAAATTTAGAAAACCTCACCGCTCCCTTTAAACGCATCAAAAACCGCTCGCTTGTTTTGGCGTTAGGGTTTTTGATCCTTACTTTTTGCTTGCTTCTTTTTTTAGTTTTGAGCGATGTTTCTAGGCTCATATCCAGTAAGGACTTTTTTTATGTGATCCAATCTCACCCTAAGCAAACTCTAACAGAAGATGAAAATTATTTTTATGCTAACAAGGGTCTTTATAAAACCAACAAAGAAGCCTTTTTGAGAGCCTATAAAATCCCAGAAAGCATGCCCATAGAAAAACGAGAAAATTTAAACAAGGTTTCTAAAATCTTTTTAGCGTTGCTTTTTTTCATTTCTAGCATGCTTTTTGGGATCTTTTGGTGCTTGCCTAAACGATTGGATACTAAAATGAATTTAGAAAGCGTGCACAAAAACGAATTAGAAAATGCATTCCAGCGATACGATGCGTTAGGGGTGCGTTTTGAAGATATTGCAGGGGTGGATGAAGTTAAAGAAGAATTATTAGAAGTGATAGATTATTTAAAAAACCCTAAAAAATACCAGGATTTAGGGATTTTTCTCCCTAAAGGCGTGCTGTTAATCGGGCCTCCTGGAGTGGGGAAAACCATGATCGCTAAAGCCTTAGCGAGTGAAGCCAGAGTGCCGTTTTTTTATGAAAGCGGGAGCGCGTTTTCTCAAATTTATGTGGGGGCTGGGGCTAAAAAAGTGCATGAACTTTTCATGCACGCTAAAAGGCATGCCCCCTCTATTATTTTTATTGATGAAATTGACGCTTTGGGTAAGGCTAGGGGAGGGCATAGGAGCGATGAAAGAGAGGCCACGCTCAACCAGCTTTTAACCGAAATGGATGGGTTTTTGCAAAACGATGAGGTGGTGGTGATAGGAGCGACTAACCAAATGGAGGTGATGGATGAAGCGCTATTAAGGAGCAAGCGTTTTGATCGGCGCATTTTCATTTCTTTACCGGATTTGTCAGAAAGACAAAGCATTTTAGAAAAGCTTTTAGAAAATAAAAAGCATGCGCTCAATTATCTTAAGATCGCTAAAATTTGCGTGGGTTTTAGCGGGGCGATGTTAGCGACTTTAATCAATGAAAGCGCTTTAAACGCCCTAAAACACCAACGAATTGAAATCACTGAGAGCGACATTTTAGAAGTGAAAGACAAGATCGCTTATGGCAAGAAAAAGCCCCAAACCTTAGACGAAAACCAAAAAGAATTAGTCGCTTTGTATCAAAGCGCGAAAGCCTTGAGCGCGTATTGGCTAGAAATTGAATTTGATAAAGCGCCTTTATTGGGGGAATTTATCGCTTTTAATGAAAATAAAATCCATAGCGAGAGCGAGATTAAAAATTACATTAAAGTGTATTTGAGCGGGACGATTATTTTAGAGCTGCTCTATAAGGAGCGTTATAGCCTGTCTAAACAAGACTTGCAAAAAGCGAAATTTTTGAATGAATTTATGGCTAGTGAGCTTCTTTTAGCCCCTACAAAAGAGTCTTTAAGCGTTCTTTATGAAGAGCAACTGGAGTTTTTAAAGCCGCAAATTGCAGCTTGCAAGCGCTTGAGCGTTCTATTATTGGAGCAAGAATATTTAGAACATTCTAATTTGTATGATTTATTGAACGGGTGA
- the bioV gene encoding pimelyl-ACP methyl ester esterase BioV has translation MRFFSGFGFTDESVLFEKWLLKGAYDVSGFSIGAIKAIEYAYNEILQQRRINSLLLFSPCMLAHKSLAFKRLQLSSFQKDPQSYMDNFYQEVGLSAKLERFKREGSLEELEFLLNYKYSDSTIRFLLEKGVKIEAFIGLRDRITDIQALLEFFMPLVQVWQFKDCNHLLQKS, from the coding sequence ATGCGTTTTTTTAGTGGTTTTGGGTTCACTGATGAAAGCGTTTTGTTTGAAAAGTGGCTTTTAAAAGGGGCTTATGATGTGTCAGGCTTTTCTATAGGGGCGATTAAGGCGATAGAATACGCTTATAATGAGATCTTACAACAGCGCCGTATCAATTCTTTGTTATTGTTTTCGCCTTGCATGTTAGCGCATAAGAGTTTGGCGTTCAAACGCTTGCAACTTTCTTCGTTTCAAAAAGACCCGCAAAGCTACATGGATAACTTTTATCAAGAAGTGGGCTTGAGCGCTAAATTGGAGCGTTTTAAAAGAGAGGGTTCTTTAGAAGAATTAGAATTTTTATTGAATTACAAGTATAGTGATTCTACAATTAGATTTCTATTAGAAAAAGGCGTGAAGATTGAAGCGTTTATCGGATTAAGAGACAGGATCACTGACATTCAAGCCTTGTTAGAATTTTTTATGCCTTTAGTTCAAGTGTGGCAGTTTAAGGATTGTAACCATTTGTTGCAAAAATCTTAA